A stretch of Thermoplasmata archaeon DNA encodes these proteins:
- a CDS encoding DUF72 domain-containing protein: protein MRRVIWTGTCGFGRRRSDALRELDAVEIQETFYRPVAVERAATWRASAPPGFRFCVKASQFITHDASSPTYRRAGRAIPPEERPAYGGFRDTPAVREGWEATRAVADALRASVVVFQTPASFGPSEANRTALYRFFESIRTDATKAIELRGPWATHVVERICEDLGLVHAVDPFDHESATYGLAYFRLHGSPPGPSMYRYTYTDEDLSRLRSICTEYDDAYAMFNNLSMHADAQRFVRIARDTASSESSGRK, encoded by the coding sequence GTGCGCCGCGTGATATGGACGGGGACGTGCGGCTTCGGGCGCCGCCGATCCGACGCACTGCGGGAGCTCGACGCGGTCGAGATTCAGGAGACGTTCTATCGGCCCGTCGCGGTGGAGCGCGCCGCGACGTGGCGCGCCTCGGCCCCACCCGGATTTCGATTCTGCGTGAAGGCCTCGCAGTTCATCACCCACGATGCCTCCTCGCCGACGTACCGGCGCGCGGGACGAGCGATCCCCCCAGAGGAGCGTCCGGCGTACGGCGGGTTCCGCGACACGCCAGCGGTGCGGGAAGGATGGGAGGCGACCCGGGCCGTGGCGGACGCCCTTCGGGCCAGCGTCGTCGTCTTCCAGACCCCGGCCTCGTTTGGCCCGTCGGAGGCGAACCGGACCGCCCTGTATCGGTTCTTCGAATCGATCCGGACGGACGCGACGAAGGCCATCGAGTTGCGCGGTCCGTGGGCGACCCACGTCGTCGAGCGGATCTGCGAGGACCTGGGGCTGGTCCACGCGGTGGACCCGTTCGACCACGAATCGGCGACGTACGGGCTGGCATACTTCCGGCTGCACGGGAGCCCGCCGGGGCCGTCGATGTACCGATACACGTACACGGACGAGGATCTGTCGCGGCTCCGATCGATCTGCACGGAGTACGACGATGCGTACGCGATGTTCAACAATCTCTCCATGCACGCGGATGCGCAGCGCTTCGTGCGGATCGCCCGCGACACCGCGTCTTCCGAGTCTTCCGGTCGCAAATGA
- a CDS encoding SRPBCC family protein: protein MFTRTNMIDATPDRVFAVLTDLGRAQQWMPSIQKIDPLTSGPFVIGTSWRETRAAGKRTLESMVRVTALEPPTRLGLEVDSKPMKGHLEFRLTPRGGGTEIQYEAEMRGKGLFRLMSGAMNRMMAETDDDLLDRLKGQVERR, encoded by the coding sequence ATGTTCACCCGAACAAACATGATCGATGCGACCCCGGATCGCGTGTTCGCGGTCCTGACGGACCTCGGCCGAGCCCAGCAATGGATGCCGTCGATTCAGAAGATCGACCCGCTCACGTCGGGGCCGTTCGTGATCGGTACGAGTTGGCGGGAGACTCGGGCCGCCGGGAAACGGACGCTCGAGTCCATGGTCCGCGTGACGGCGCTGGAGCCTCCGACCCGGCTAGGACTCGAGGTGGACAGCAAGCCGATGAAGGGCCACCTGGAGTTCCGCCTCACGCCGAGAGGCGGCGGGACGGAAATCCAGTACGAGGCCGAGATGCGGGGCAAAGGGCTCTTCCGCCTGATGAGCGGCGCGATGAACCGGATGATGGCGGAGACCGACGACGATTTGCTTGATCGGCTGAAGGGCCAAGTCGAGCGGCGATAA
- a CDS encoding RDD family protein, whose product MPSAFGLSGNPALQDHWIRRLFAFLIDAVVVFVIGLFLGIPLSVFGWVWWLPPLFFGIIWFVYSMLLEGFIGGTIGKRLLSIRVVALDGNLSLMHTIARNLSKVYWLVFLADLFIGAATRGDPRQRLFDRFARTTVTRVDQGAYMEEQFRMMQHAPPYPMTPQGTYPQAPPPSAPPPAPQPAGASAGAAAGWPGQAPPQSTWPQHSWDDQGKLVKETKFCAACGGQLVARGDGKLACVRCGATY is encoded by the coding sequence ATGCCTTCCGCCTTTGGATTGAGCGGCAACCCGGCGCTGCAGGATCACTGGATCCGTCGTCTCTTCGCCTTCCTCATCGATGCGGTCGTCGTGTTCGTGATCGGACTCTTCTTGGGGATTCCCTTATCCGTTTTCGGATGGGTGTGGTGGCTTCCGCCGCTCTTCTTTGGAATCATTTGGTTCGTGTACTCGATGCTCCTCGAGGGCTTCATCGGCGGGACGATCGGCAAGAGGCTGCTCTCGATCCGAGTCGTCGCGCTCGATGGCAATCTCAGCCTGATGCACACGATCGCCCGAAACCTCTCGAAGGTCTACTGGCTCGTCTTCCTGGCGGACCTCTTCATCGGGGCGGCGACCCGAGGCGACCCACGGCAGCGACTCTTCGACCGATTCGCACGGACGACCGTCACCCGGGTCGACCAGGGCGCCTACATGGAGGAGCAGTTCCGGATGATGCAGCACGCGCCGCCGTACCCGATGACCCCACAGGGCACGTATCCGCAGGCGCCACCGCCGTCCGCCCCGCCGCCGGCGCCGCAGCCCGCGGGCGCCTCCGCGGGGGCTGCCGCGGGGTGGCCGGGACAGGCCCCCCCACAGAGCACATGGCCGCAGCACTCGTGGGACGACCAAGGCAAGCTCGTGAAGGAGACGAAATTCTGCGCGGCGTGTGGCGGCCAGCTCGTCGCGCGGGGCGACGGCAAGCTCGCGTGCGTACGGTGTGGCGCCACGTACTGA
- a CDS encoding formate--phosphoribosylaminoimidazolecarboxamide ligase family protein: MIEREAIVQILEGYDPSAIRVASIGSHSALDVCDGAIEEGFRTLVICEKGRATPYARFFRSVRDKEGRPKRGMVDEAIVLAKFDEVLSDKLQERLRGTNSVFVPNRSFTSYCDLDAIEEEFRVPLFGSRNLLRTEEREYERSYYWILEQAKLPAPEKFDSPNDIDGLAIVKLPHKVKRLERGFFTAASFKEYREKSEALRKEGVISKADLAKARIERYIIGPIFNFDFFYSPIEEDAEKLELLGVDWRFETSLDGHVRLPADQQLSLEKAQRIPEYVVVGHNAATLRESSLKDVFEIAEAYVKATQRYFAPGIIGPFTLQTAVDKDLRFWVYDVSPRIGGGTNIHMALGHPYGNSLWRRPMSTGRRIAMELRRGVESGQLGALVT, encoded by the coding sequence ATGATCGAGCGGGAGGCGATCGTGCAGATCCTCGAGGGATATGATCCCTCGGCGATCCGCGTCGCGTCGATCGGATCGCATTCCGCCCTCGACGTCTGCGACGGCGCGATCGAGGAGGGGTTTCGGACCCTCGTGATTTGCGAGAAGGGCCGGGCGACCCCGTACGCGCGGTTCTTCCGATCCGTGCGAGACAAGGAGGGCCGGCCGAAGCGCGGCATGGTCGACGAGGCGATCGTCCTCGCGAAGTTCGACGAGGTCCTCTCGGACAAACTTCAGGAGCGCCTCCGCGGCACGAACTCCGTGTTCGTCCCCAACCGCTCCTTCACGTCGTACTGCGACCTCGATGCGATCGAGGAGGAGTTCCGCGTGCCCTTGTTCGGGAGCCGCAACCTCCTCCGGACCGAGGAACGCGAGTACGAGCGCAGCTACTATTGGATCCTGGAGCAAGCGAAGCTGCCCGCGCCGGAGAAGTTCGATTCGCCGAACGACATCGACGGGCTCGCGATCGTCAAGCTGCCGCACAAGGTGAAGAGGCTCGAGCGCGGCTTTTTCACCGCGGCGAGCTTCAAGGAGTATCGCGAGAAGTCCGAGGCGCTTCGGAAGGAGGGCGTGATCTCGAAGGCGGACCTGGCAAAGGCGCGGATCGAGCGGTACATCATCGGCCCGATCTTCAACTTCGATTTCTTCTACTCTCCGATCGAGGAGGATGCGGAGAAGCTCGAGCTACTCGGCGTCGACTGGAGGTTCGAGACATCCCTCGACGGCCATGTCCGGCTCCCGGCGGACCAGCAGCTCTCCCTCGAGAAGGCTCAGCGCATCCCGGAATACGTCGTCGTGGGGCACAACGCCGCGACGTTGCGCGAGTCGAGTCTCAAGGATGTCTTCGAGATCGCGGAGGCATACGTCAAGGCGACGCAGCGGTACTTCGCGCCCGGCATCATCGGCCCGTTCACCCTTCAGACGGCCGTCGACAAGGATCTGCGGTTCTGGGTCTACGACGTCTCGCCGCGCATCGGCGGCGGGACGAATATCCACATGGCGCTCGGCCATCCGTACGGCAACTCGCTGTGGCGGAGGCCGATGAGCACGGGGCGCCGGATCGCGATGGAGCTGCGGCGCGGCGTCGAGAGTGGACAGCTTGGCGCGCTGGTGACCTGA
- a CDS encoding RNA 2'-phosphotransferase, with the protein MLKECGSHGYFRDEFCPHCGSEGKFLLNNEEVEILGRTMAGVLRHFPQRYGLEMDAHGWVDLRDFLTAIQIRNRRFRFVRQHHVVGLIETDPKGRYQFEDGKIRATYGHSMDLDLDLPTEGIPDVLFYPTTEEESHLLLEAGLRPSDRKMVHLSATFEAAMEAGRVRIQTPVILEIDAKAARADGVVIHKAGKTVYTSKEVPGEFLRRSTRVEEELPSQPSADSPG; encoded by the coding sequence ATGCTGAAGGAGTGCGGTTCTCATGGATACTTCCGGGACGAGTTCTGTCCCCACTGCGGGAGCGAAGGCAAGTTCCTGCTCAACAACGAAGAGGTCGAAATCCTCGGCCGCACGATGGCGGGCGTCCTGCGGCACTTCCCGCAACGATACGGACTCGAGATGGACGCGCACGGATGGGTGGACCTCCGCGACTTCCTGACCGCGATCCAGATCCGGAACCGCCGGTTCCGCTTCGTGCGACAGCACCACGTCGTCGGCCTGATCGAGACGGACCCGAAGGGGCGGTACCAGTTCGAGGACGGAAAGATCCGCGCGACGTACGGACACTCGATGGACCTCGACCTCGACCTCCCGACGGAAGGGATCCCGGACGTGCTGTTCTACCCGACGACCGAGGAAGAGAGCCACCTCCTGCTCGAGGCGGGCCTGCGCCCCTCGGACCGAAAGATGGTCCATCTGAGCGCGACCTTCGAGGCCGCGATGGAGGCGGGTCGCGTCCGCATCCAAACGCCCGTGATCCTCGAGATCGACGCGAAGGCGGCGCGGGCCGACGGCGTCGTGATTCACAAAGCCGGGAAGACCGTCTATACGTCGAAAGAAGTCCCGGGCGAATTCTTGCGGCGCTCTACACGGGTCGAGGAAGAATTGCCTTCGCAACCGTCCGCCGACTCGCCGGGCTGA
- a CDS encoding glycerol-3-phosphate dehydrogenase/oxidase — MTEFSASTRAANLERMRRETFDVLIVGGGIVGAGVAREAACRGLRTALAERGDFASGTSGKTSRLVHGGLRYLRNYRIGLVRQGVRERDRLLATAPCLVHPLPFVIPVYRDRPPGALALRFGLLVYDLLSKGKAVPGRTWLRLEQAMAREPRLAEVAIAGAGIYYDAWTDDSRLVLAVVKDAAAAGAVVANYAEVSEVIREEETVCGGRVRDGLAGDSFEVRAGVVVNATGVWLDRLRTPRPHPTIRPTKGVHVFVPRARLGHHHAIALTVRTDGRVVFVLPWGDLTLVGTTDTDFAGDPDHVVADPADVDYLLSAVNEAFPDAHLTRDDVVSAYAGLRPLLRKHGEDVSESEVSRAHELFEDEDGLISVAGGKLTTHRAMAEEVVSRIVGRRATGSTSDRSLGPSASPLEDFTDLGLDEAAASHLQMRYSLAAVQRNLESPGARGRIVHGRPCLWAEVDLAVREEMALRLSDVLVRRLGLFYETPDQAFGVAVQVAARMGRILRWNPRTVEMELAEYAELVRAHRAFREDHGR; from the coding sequence GTGACCGAGTTCTCCGCAAGCACGCGCGCGGCGAACCTCGAGCGGATGCGCCGGGAGACGTTCGACGTCCTGATCGTGGGAGGCGGGATCGTCGGTGCCGGCGTGGCGAGGGAGGCGGCGTGCCGCGGTCTCCGGACGGCCCTGGCGGAACGCGGGGACTTCGCGAGCGGGACCAGCGGGAAGACATCGCGCCTCGTCCACGGCGGCCTGCGGTATCTGAGGAACTACCGGATCGGGCTGGTCCGTCAGGGGGTGCGGGAACGCGATCGTCTCCTGGCGACGGCGCCGTGCCTCGTCCATCCGCTCCCGTTCGTCATCCCGGTGTACCGGGATCGGCCTCCCGGCGCCTTGGCGTTGCGGTTCGGGCTCCTCGTGTACGATCTCCTCTCGAAGGGAAAGGCGGTGCCCGGGCGGACGTGGCTCCGGCTCGAGCAGGCGATGGCTCGAGAACCGCGCCTCGCGGAAGTTGCGATCGCGGGCGCAGGGATATACTACGATGCGTGGACGGACGATAGCCGCCTCGTCCTCGCGGTCGTCAAAGACGCCGCGGCCGCGGGGGCGGTCGTCGCGAACTACGCCGAGGTCTCCGAAGTCATCCGCGAAGAGGAGACCGTGTGCGGCGGGCGCGTCCGAGACGGCCTCGCCGGCGATTCCTTCGAGGTCCGCGCGGGGGTCGTCGTGAACGCGACCGGGGTCTGGCTCGACCGACTCCGGACCCCGAGGCCGCACCCCACGATCCGGCCGACGAAGGGCGTCCACGTCTTCGTGCCTCGCGCGAGGCTCGGGCACCACCACGCGATCGCGCTCACGGTGCGGACGGACGGTCGGGTGGTGTTCGTCCTCCCTTGGGGAGATCTGACGCTCGTCGGCACGACGGACACGGACTTCGCGGGCGATCCGGACCACGTCGTCGCCGATCCGGCGGACGTCGACTACCTGCTCTCCGCGGTGAACGAGGCGTTCCCGGACGCGCATCTCACCCGCGACGACGTCGTGAGCGCCTACGCGGGCCTCCGTCCGCTGCTCCGCAAGCATGGGGAAGATGTGTCCGAGTCCGAGGTCTCTCGCGCGCACGAACTCTTCGAGGACGAGGACGGCCTCATCTCGGTGGCCGGCGGAAAGCTCACGACGCACCGGGCCATGGCCGAGGAGGTCGTGAGCCGCATCGTGGGCCGGCGTGCGACGGGGTCCACGAGCGACCGTTCGCTCGGCCCGAGCGCCTCCCCGCTCGAGGACTTCACGGACCTCGGACTGGACGAGGCCGCGGCGTCGCACCTCCAAATGAGATACTCGCTCGCCGCGGTCCAACGGAATCTCGAATCGCCCGGGGCGCGCGGCCGAATCGTCCACGGACGCCCCTGCCTCTGGGCGGAGGTCGACCTCGCGGTCCGTGAGGAGATGGCGCTCCGCCTTTCCGACGTCCTCGTGCGCCGGCTCGGGCTCTTCTATGAGACCCCGGATCAGGCGTTCGGCGTCGCGGTGCAAGTCGCCGCGCGAATGGGCCGGATCCTCCGGTGGAATCCGCGCACCGTCGAGATGGAGCTTGCAGAGTACGCGGAGCTCGTTCGGGCGCATCGCGCATTCCGCGAGGACCATGGCCGCTGA
- the polX gene encoding DNA polymerase/3'-5' exonuclease PolX: MKNEEIAARFSEIADMLDILGEETFRILSYQRAARQLESVADDIEDLARRGQVDRIPGIGPALAEKIAEYVTTGRIAYHDELRAKFPPGVLDLLKVRGLGPKKVKILWQQLGITDLDGLRTAAQEQRLRRVKGFGEKTEENLLKAVELAKEGQARAFLVDAAHVVESIVAHMHATKTVERIEAAGSFRRMRETVGDVDVLAVAKDRGAAGAAFTRTPGVVETLASGETKVVVRLAYTDYEGSPRTIQVDLRILEPGSWGAGLQYFTGSKDHNIRLRTMAERRGLKLNEYGVFRDEARVAGDTEESVYAALGLAWIPPEMREDQGEVDLAAAGRLPTLLEPSDIRGDLHVHTNATDGTEPLEAMVEAARRRGYAFVGISDHSVSATVARGMTAEQALKRRDRVRSLNRAAKGFTVLLGTECDILDSGEMDYPDEVLKELDYVIASVHSRFTLPRKEQTARVVAAAQNPHVDLLGHPTTRQIGWRGPIDLDLDAVFKACARAGTAVEIDADPRRMDLSATQARAAKNAGCTIAVDTDSHASGNLDWMRFGVGTARRAWLTPDDVLNAWTLERVREFLA, from the coding sequence ATGAAGAACGAGGAGATCGCCGCGCGGTTCAGCGAGATCGCGGACATGCTCGACATCCTTGGTGAAGAGACGTTCCGCATCCTGTCGTACCAGCGCGCCGCACGGCAGCTCGAGTCCGTCGCGGACGACATCGAGGACCTCGCTCGTCGAGGCCAGGTCGACCGGATCCCCGGCATCGGTCCCGCCCTCGCGGAGAAGATCGCCGAGTACGTGACGACCGGGCGGATCGCCTACCACGACGAGCTGCGGGCGAAGTTCCCGCCCGGCGTCCTCGACCTCCTGAAGGTCCGCGGGCTCGGCCCGAAGAAGGTCAAGATCCTCTGGCAGCAGCTCGGGATCACGGACCTCGACGGCCTGCGGACCGCGGCGCAGGAGCAACGGCTGCGACGCGTCAAGGGGTTCGGGGAGAAGACGGAGGAGAACCTCCTGAAGGCGGTCGAGCTCGCAAAGGAAGGGCAGGCCCGCGCGTTCCTCGTCGACGCGGCGCACGTCGTCGAATCGATCGTGGCGCACATGCACGCCACGAAGACCGTCGAGCGGATCGAGGCGGCCGGGTCGTTCCGGAGGATGCGCGAGACGGTGGGCGACGTCGACGTCCTGGCGGTCGCCAAGGACCGGGGCGCCGCGGGCGCGGCGTTCACGCGCACGCCCGGCGTGGTCGAGACCCTGGCCTCCGGCGAGACGAAAGTCGTCGTCCGCCTCGCGTACACGGACTATGAGGGGTCGCCTCGCACGATCCAGGTCGACCTGCGCATCCTGGAGCCGGGCAGCTGGGGCGCGGGCTTGCAGTACTTCACCGGCTCGAAGGACCACAACATCCGCCTGCGGACGATGGCGGAACGTCGGGGCCTCAAGCTGAACGAGTACGGCGTCTTCCGGGATGAGGCGCGGGTCGCGGGGGACACGGAGGAGAGTGTGTACGCCGCCCTCGGCCTCGCGTGGATTCCTCCGGAGATGCGGGAGGACCAGGGCGAGGTCGACCTCGCCGCGGCGGGCCGGCTCCCGACGCTCCTCGAGCCGTCGGACATCCGAGGGGACCTCCACGTCCACACGAACGCCACGGACGGGACGGAACCGCTCGAGGCGATGGTCGAGGCCGCCCGGCGACGCGGCTACGCCTTCGTGGGCATCTCCGACCATTCGGTCTCGGCGACCGTGGCGCGAGGCATGACGGCCGAGCAGGCGCTGAAGCGGCGGGATCGCGTCCGCTCCCTGAACCGAGCCGCCAAGGGCTTCACCGTGCTTCTCGGGACGGAGTGCGACATCCTCGATTCGGGGGAGATGGACTACCCGGACGAGGTGCTGAAAGAACTCGACTACGTCATCGCGTCCGTCCATTCGCGGTTCACCCTCCCGCGGAAAGAACAGACGGCCCGGGTCGTCGCCGCGGCGCAGAACCCGCACGTCGATCTGCTCGGTCACCCCACGACCCGCCAAATCGGTTGGCGCGGACCGATCGATCTGGACCTCGACGCCGTTTTCAAGGCGTGCGCCCGCGCGGGGACCGCCGTCGAGATCGACGCGGATCCGAGGCGGATGGACCTGAGCGCGACCCAGGCGCGCGCCGCGAAGAATGCGGGCTGCACGATCGCCGTGGACACGGACAGCCATGCGAGCGGGAACCTCGATTGGATGCGCTTCGGCGTCGGCACCGCCCGACGCGCGTGGCTCACGCCGGACGACGTCCTGAACGCTTGGACGCTCGAACGCGTCCGCGAGTTCCTCGCCTAG
- a CDS encoding sodium:calcium antiporter, producing MLEWVPWAVAIAIGFITLNQGAKFITDNATRISGKIGRSRFVVGALLVSTLSAVPELLVSGIAAEEGSPEIALGNALASTVVTIAFVIGASALVRPIKTSREIVLRDAVFLAIVTLVAATLLLDGNLTRYEGLALMALFVPYVLNLSVSQRTGPPEEIQERVDDLKIGLEFTGWIFGRKIEIRAGLGWLILGVLWSVMGAQFLVRGAIGVSAVVGLNPWFIGITVVALGTSLPDIAAAYHATRRGYTDLVLGEGIGASVVTTLLTLGLIGILRPSTHSVDLLLPVVGAMVVTSFLLLALMLGEWKITSRSGAVLTSSYFAMVAFDLVWLRGRLT from the coding sequence ATGCTCGAGTGGGTGCCTTGGGCGGTCGCAATCGCGATCGGTTTTATCACGCTCAACCAAGGTGCGAAGTTCATCACGGACAACGCCACGCGGATCTCCGGGAAGATCGGGCGGAGCCGTTTCGTCGTCGGCGCCCTCCTCGTCTCCACGCTCTCGGCGGTCCCGGAGCTCCTCGTGAGCGGCATCGCGGCCGAGGAAGGGAGTCCGGAGATCGCGCTGGGCAACGCGCTCGCCTCGACCGTGGTCACGATCGCCTTCGTCATCGGCGCGAGCGCGCTCGTGCGGCCGATCAAGACTTCCCGCGAGATCGTCCTCCGGGACGCGGTGTTCCTCGCGATTGTCACGTTGGTCGCCGCGACGCTCTTGCTCGACGGGAACCTCACGCGATACGAAGGCCTCGCCCTCATGGCGCTCTTCGTCCCGTACGTGCTCAACCTGTCGGTCTCTCAGCGAACGGGCCCGCCGGAGGAGATCCAGGAGCGGGTCGACGACCTGAAGATCGGCCTCGAGTTCACCGGTTGGATTTTCGGCCGGAAAATCGAGATCCGGGCGGGCCTTGGGTGGCTCATCCTCGGGGTCCTCTGGTCCGTGATGGGGGCGCAGTTCCTCGTCCGCGGCGCGATCGGCGTCTCGGCCGTCGTCGGCCTGAATCCGTGGTTCATCGGGATCACGGTCGTCGCGCTCGGCACGTCGCTCCCGGACATCGCCGCCGCCTATCACGCGACCCGTCGCGGTTACACAGACCTCGTCCTCGGCGAGGGGATCGGGGCGAGCGTCGTCACGACGCTCCTGACGCTCGGCCTGATTGGGATCCTGCGGCCGTCGACCCACTCCGTCGACTTGCTCCTGCCCGTCGTCGGCGCGATGGTCGTGACGTCGTTCTTGCTGCTGGCGCTCATGCTCGGCGAATGGAAAATCACGTCGCGATCCGGCGCCGTCCTGACGTCGAGCTACTTTGCGATGGTCGCCTTCGACCTCGTGTGGCTCCGCGGCCGTCTGACGTGA
- a CDS encoding D-aminoacyl-tRNA deacylase: protein MRYLVASEADEASRGQKEALLKAASWSSESTFEGRPAWRFRELLLVTIAEPHLYRDHLDRDLEDAFGDAADLVVYLSKHKSESERPSLTVHPIGNPTAAQFGGQPETLVPSAPRWMSAALRALKRAAAPLTYAVTFESTHHGPYLTSPTFYIEQGSTAREWGDGSASRTIAEVLLDLTPLDAPIAVGLGGGHYVPRHTDLALERRIAFGHLLPAYALERAPPAIVDQAIERTHGATVAYLHRKTIGKEAVRSLEERLESLGVRVVREGDLPLERGDETS, encoded by the coding sequence ATGCGATATCTCGTGGCGTCCGAGGCGGACGAGGCGAGCCGGGGGCAGAAAGAGGCTTTGCTCAAGGCGGCCTCGTGGAGCTCCGAATCGACGTTCGAAGGACGGCCCGCGTGGCGGTTCCGCGAGCTCCTCCTCGTCACGATCGCCGAGCCGCACCTCTACCGGGATCACCTCGATCGGGATCTCGAAGACGCCTTCGGCGACGCCGCCGATCTCGTCGTATACCTGTCGAAGCACAAGTCCGAGAGCGAGCGACCGAGCCTGACCGTCCACCCGATTGGGAATCCCACGGCCGCCCAATTCGGAGGACAGCCGGAGACGCTCGTCCCCTCGGCGCCCCGGTGGATGTCCGCAGCCCTCCGCGCGTTGAAGCGCGCGGCGGCGCCCCTCACCTACGCCGTCACCTTCGAGTCGACCCACCACGGACCGTACCTGACGTCGCCCACGTTCTATATCGAACAGGGGAGCACGGCCCGGGAATGGGGAGACGGGAGCGCGTCTCGGACGATCGCGGAGGTGCTGCTCGACCTCACGCCGCTCGACGCGCCGATCGCGGTCGGCCTGGGGGGCGGCCACTACGTGCCGCGGCACACGGACCTGGCGCTGGAGCGACGGATCGCGTTCGGCCATCTCCTCCCGGCGTACGCCCTCGAACGCGCGCCACCGGCGATCGTGGACCAAGCGATCGAGCGGACCCACGGAGCGACGGTCGCGTATCTGCACCGGAAGACGATCGGCAAGGAAGCGGTCCGTTCCCTCGAGGAACGGCTCGAGTCCCTCGGGGTCCGCGTCGTCCGGGAGGGGGACCTTCCCCTGGAGCGTGGGGACGAAACTTCATAA
- a CDS encoding uracil-DNA glycosylase family protein: MTDTDPSVVLEETARAIRTCTRCRLHEGRIQAVPGDGPFDADVVIVGEAPGKAEDASGRPFVGAAGKVLDKALGAVGLPRGSVFITNVVKCRPPANRSPRADEIEACRPYLMTQIAAVRPKAVVTLGSTAIRGVLGSAFHVKEARTKPLALDDVPVVPTYHPAAVRYNRGLERTIRDDLRKAVRAVRAGATRIRSRPPHDGVPTKPLRSSGAAIVDMKGRILLLRREDEGMWGLPKGRVEPGETLEQTAVREVEEETGLRVQLVRPVREVSYSFYWPPAGVNYHKTVAYFLAEPIGSAVRPEPGFEEARWATREEALRLLRWTNDRDVVSEAFEARRRAPARRGTRGRVRASKRSGRRPA, encoded by the coding sequence ATGACGGACACGGACCCGTCGGTCGTCCTCGAAGAGACCGCCCGAGCGATCCGGACGTGCACCCGCTGCCGACTCCACGAGGGCCGCATCCAGGCGGTGCCGGGCGACGGGCCCTTCGATGCGGATGTCGTGATCGTGGGCGAGGCGCCGGGCAAGGCGGAGGATGCGTCCGGCCGCCCGTTCGTCGGGGCCGCCGGAAAGGTCCTCGACAAGGCCTTGGGCGCAGTGGGGCTCCCGCGCGGGTCCGTCTTCATCACGAACGTCGTGAAGTGCCGCCCCCCCGCGAACCGCTCGCCCCGCGCGGACGAGATCGAGGCGTGCCGTCCGTATCTGATGACCCAGATCGCGGCGGTTCGGCCGAAAGCGGTCGTGACGCTCGGCTCGACGGCGATCCGAGGCGTCCTCGGCTCTGCGTTCCATGTGAAGGAAGCGCGGACGAAACCCCTCGCATTGGACGACGTGCCGGTCGTGCCCACGTACCATCCCGCCGCGGTCCGGTACAATCGGGGTCTCGAGCGAACGATTCGAGACGATCTGCGAAAGGCGGTGCGAGCCGTTCGTGCCGGGGCCACGCGGATTCGGAGTCGGCCGCCCCACGATGGGGTGCCGACGAAACCGCTCCGGTCGAGCGGGGCCGCCATCGTCGACATGAAAGGCCGGATCCTCCTCCTGCGCCGCGAAGACGAAGGGATGTGGGGCCTGCCGAAGGGGAGGGTGGAGCCGGGCGAAACCCTGGAGCAGACCGCCGTTCGGGAAGTGGAGGAAGAGACGGGACTGCGCGTACAGCTGGTCCGACCCGTCCGTGAAGTTTCCTACTCGTTCTACTGGCCTCCCGCCGGCGTCAACTACCACAAGACCGTCGCGTACTTCCTCGCGGAGCCGATCGGCAGTGCAGTGCGGCCCGAGCCGGGGTTCGAGGAGGCCCGATGGGCCACCCGCGAGGAGGCGCTGAGGCTCCTCCGATGGACGAACGACCGGGACGTGGTCTCGGAAGCGTTCGAGGCCCGGCGGCGCGCCCCGGCTAGGCGAGGAACTCGCGGACGCGTTCGAGCGTCCAAGCGTTCAGGACGTCGTCCGGCGTGA
- a CDS encoding Hsp20/alpha crystallin family protein — protein sequence MSIEDELEETRRAIHRMLKDAFEGKLGVFREPFIYGFTTRTREARLEAPRPALEGEEIRARDPLVDVILTESAIFLTAEMPGASRDEVRVRLDDGMLVLESEGDRPYFTKVDLPANVDRDTLKYTFTNGVLDVVIARKRTVA from the coding sequence ATGAGCATTGAGGACGAGTTGGAGGAGACCCGCCGGGCGATTCACCGCATGCTGAAAGACGCCTTCGAGGGGAAGCTCGGCGTATTCCGCGAGCCGTTCATCTACGGTTTCACGACGCGGACGCGGGAAGCGCGGCTCGAGGCTCCGCGGCCCGCGCTCGAGGGCGAAGAAATCCGGGCCCGCGACCCCCTCGTCGACGTCATCCTGACGGAATCGGCGATCTTCCTCACGGCGGAGATGCCCGGGGCCTCGCGCGACGAGGTGCGCGTCCGCCTTGACGACGGGATGCTCGTCCTCGAGAGCGAAGGCGACCGTCCGTACTTCACGAAGGTCGACCTCCCGGCGAATGTGGACCGCGACACCCTGAAGTACACGTTTACCAATGGCGTGCTCGATGTCGTGATCGCCCGGAAGCGCACGGTGGCGTGA